The following proteins come from a genomic window of Brassica napus cultivar Da-Ae unplaced genomic scaffold, Da-Ae ScsIHWf_2172;HRSCAF=2825, whole genome shotgun sequence:
- the LOC125600282 gene encoding DNA-directed RNA polymerase subunit beta'-like, which yields MSGFEGGRSYSGPYPNFSFARPITKKPTFLRLRGSFEYEIQSWKYSIPLFFTTQGFDIFRNREISTGAGAIREQLADLDLRIIIENSLVEWKQLGEEGPTGNEWEDRKIVRRKDFLVRRMELAKHFIRTNIEPEWMILCLLPVLPPELRPIIQIEGGKLMSSDINELYRRVIYRNNTLTDLLTTSRSTPGELVMCQEKLVQEAVDTLLDNGIRGQPMRDGHNKVYKSFSDVIEGKEGRFRETLLGKRVDYSGRSVIVVGPSLSLHRCGLPREIAIELFQTFVIRGLIRQHLASNIGVAKSQIREKKPIVWEILQEVMQGHPVLLNRAPTLHRLGIQSFQPILVEGRTICLHPLVCKGFNADFDGDQMAVHVPLSLEAQAEARLLMFSHMNLLSPAIGDPISVPTQDMLIGLYVLTSGTRRGICANRYNPCNRKNYQNERIYETNYKYMKEPFFCNSYDAIGAYRQKRINLDSPLWLRWQLDQRVIASKEVPIEVHYESFGNYHEIYAHYLIVRSVKKQTFCIYIRTTVGHISFYREIEEAIQGFSQACSYDT from the coding sequence ATGTCCGGTTTTGAGGGGGGGAGATCATATAGTGGACCCTATCCCAATTTTTCTTTTGCTAGGCCCATAACGAAAAAACCTACTTTCTTACGATTAcgaggttcatttgaatatgAAATTCAATCCTGGAAATACAGCATCCCACTTTTTTTTACTACTCAAGGTTTCGATATATTTAGAAATCGAGAAATTTCTACTGGGGCGGGTGCTATCCGAGAACAATTAGCCGATTTAGATTTGCGAATTATTATAGAAAATTCGTTGGTAGAATGGAAACAATTAGGAGAAGAAGGTCCCACGGGGAATGAATGGGAAGATCGAAAAATTGTAAGAAGAAAAGATTTTTTAGTTAGACGTATGGAATTAGCTAAGCATTTTATTCGAACAAATATAGAACCGGAATGGATGATTTTATGTCTCTTACCGGTTCTGCCTCCCGAGTTGAGACCCATCATTCAGATAGAAGGGGGTAAACTGATGAGTTCAGATATTAATGAACTCTATAGAAGAGTTATCTATCGGAACAATACTCTTACTGATCTATTAACAACAAGTAGATCTACACCAGGGGAATTAGTAATGTGTCAGGAAAAATTGGTACAAGAAGCCGTGGATACACTTCTTGATAATGGAATCCGTGGACAACCCATGAGGGATGGTCATAATAAGGTTTACAAGTCATTTTCAGATGTAATTGAAGGAAAAGAGGGAAGATTTCGCGAGACTCTGCTTGGCAAACGGGTCGATTATTCGGGGCGTTCGGTGATTGTCGTTGGACCCTCACTTTCATTACATCGCTGTGGATTGCCTCGCGAAATAGCAATAGAGCTCTTCCAGACATTTGTAATTCGTGGTCTAATTAGACAACATCTGGCTTCGAACATAGGAGTTGCTAAGAGTCAAATTCGTGAAAAAAAGCCGATTGTCTGGGAAATCCTTCAAGAAGTTATGCAGGGGCATCCCGTATTACTGAATAGAGCACCTACTCTACATAGATTAGGCATACAGTCATTCCAACCCATTTTAGTGGAAGGACGCACTATTTGTTTACATCCATTAGTTTGTAAGGGGTTCAATGCAGACTTTGATGGGGATCAAATGGCTGTTCATGTGCCTTTATCTTTAGAAGCTCAAGCAGAGGCTCGTTTACTTATGTTTTCTCATATGAATCTCTTATCTCCAGCTATTGGAGATCCCATTTCTGTACCGACTCAAGATATGCTGATTGGACTCTATGTATTAACGAGCGGCACTCGTCGAGGTATTTGTGCAAACAGATATAATCCATGTAATCGaaaaaactatcaaaatgaAAGAATTTACGAAACAAACTATAAGTATATGAAAGAACCCTTTTTTTGCAATTCCTATGATGCAATTGGAGCTTATCGGCAGAAAAGAATCAATTTAGATAGTCCTTTGTGGCTTCGGTGGCAATTAGATCAACGCGTTATTGCTTCAAAAGAAGTTCCTATCGAAGTTCACTATGAATCTTTTGGTAACTATCATGAGATTTATGCACACTATCTGATAGTAAGAAgtgtaaaaaaacaaactttttgtatatatattcgaACCACAGTTGgtcatatttctttttatcGAGAAATCGAGGAAGCTATACAAGGTTTTTCTCAAGCTTGTTCATATGATACCTAA